A stretch of the Azospirillum brasilense genome encodes the following:
- a CDS encoding tetratricopeptide repeat-containing sulfotransferase family protein translates to MPTTPDDLPSGAPDAAALERRLRASPDDLAATQELAGLLFRTGRAAEAETHARNAVRLAPEDARSHTLMALVLADTHRPQAAEFHYRRALALAPPDAATLANLAWSLNRQGRLEEARRTYRRAAALHPSIALTWHGWAQTEDAARDLSAARRLVERARRLDPGHRGADTFAAALLARLGDGERALAILDASAARHGGPDPDALLETGRILDRLGRHDEAFAAFFAGKALLRQAGRGYGEEEAVDLIARLATFFVAPRLRLMPRPAAPAAGAQPVFIVGAPRSGTTLVEQILSCHPAIAAGDELPSLGAVVRALPQTLGSPLGYPEALSELWMGDQRDGLERLRDAYLRHARKLVPAKPGHTLFTDKMPFNETHLGLIALMFPSAPVVHVLRHPLDVVLSMMGTNLTHGFHCANDVETAARHVLRVFDLVEHYRREMPLRYLPLRYEDLVREPEPAVRRLLGFLGLGFDRRCLRFEENRRHARTPSHAQVAEKLYSRSVGRHRAYMDHLKPVVPILEPVILGLGYSL, encoded by the coding sequence ATGCCGACCACGCCCGACGACCTTCCGAGCGGCGCTCCGGACGCCGCTGCGCTGGAGCGGCGGTTGCGGGCCTCCCCCGACGATCTCGCGGCGACGCAGGAACTGGCCGGACTGCTGTTCCGGACGGGGCGAGCGGCGGAGGCGGAGACTCACGCCCGCAACGCGGTCCGTCTGGCGCCGGAGGACGCGCGGTCCCACACACTGATGGCGCTGGTGCTGGCCGACACCCACCGGCCCCAGGCCGCCGAGTTCCATTACCGCCGGGCGCTGGCCCTGGCGCCGCCCGACGCCGCGACGCTGGCCAACCTCGCCTGGAGCCTGAACCGGCAGGGCCGGCTGGAGGAGGCGCGGCGGACCTACCGACGGGCCGCGGCGCTGCACCCGTCCATCGCCCTGACCTGGCACGGCTGGGCGCAGACCGAGGACGCCGCCCGCGATCTATCCGCCGCGCGACGGCTGGTGGAGCGCGCCCGGCGGCTCGACCCCGGCCACCGTGGGGCCGACACCTTCGCGGCGGCCCTTCTGGCCCGGCTTGGGGACGGCGAACGGGCGCTCGCCATCCTTGACGCCTCGGCCGCCCGTCATGGCGGCCCCGACCCCGACGCGCTGTTGGAGACGGGGCGCATCCTCGACCGGCTGGGCCGCCACGACGAGGCCTTCGCCGCCTTCTTCGCCGGCAAGGCGCTGCTGCGGCAGGCCGGGCGCGGCTACGGCGAGGAGGAGGCGGTGGACCTCATCGCGCGCCTCGCCACCTTCTTCGTGGCGCCGCGCCTGCGCCTGATGCCACGGCCCGCCGCTCCCGCCGCCGGAGCGCAGCCGGTCTTCATCGTCGGCGCCCCGCGGTCCGGCACCACGCTGGTCGAGCAGATCCTGTCCTGCCATCCCGCCATCGCCGCAGGGGACGAGCTGCCCTCGCTCGGCGCGGTGGTGCGGGCGCTGCCGCAGACGCTGGGCAGCCCGCTCGGCTATCCCGAAGCGTTGTCGGAGCTGTGGATGGGTGACCAGCGCGACGGGCTGGAGCGGCTGCGTGACGCCTATCTGCGCCACGCCCGCAAGCTGGTTCCGGCCAAGCCCGGCCACACGCTGTTCACCGACAAGATGCCCTTCAACGAGACGCATCTCGGTTTGATCGCGCTGATGTTCCCCTCAGCGCCGGTGGTTCATGTGCTGCGCCACCCGCTGGACGTGGTGCTGTCGATGATGGGCACCAACCTCACCCACGGCTTCCATTGCGCCAACGATGTCGAGACAGCGGCGCGCCACGTCCTGCGGGTGTTCGATCTGGTGGAGCACTACCGGCGGGAGATGCCGTTGCGCTACCTGCCGCTGCGCTACGAGGATCTGGTGCGGGAGCCGGAACCGGCGGTGCGGCGTCTGCTGGGCTTCCTCGGGCTGGGTTTCGACCGCCGTTGCCTGCGCTTCGAGGAGAACCGGCGCCACGCCCGCACGCCCAGCCACGCCCAGGTCGCGGAAAAGCTCTACAGCCGCTCCGTCGGCCGCCACCGCGCCTACATGGACCATCTGAAGCCGGTGGTTCCGATCCTGGAGCCGGTCATTCTCGGCCTGGGCTACAGCCTGTAA
- a CDS encoding enoyl-CoA hydratase has translation MTIATTGEADALPEILTERRGAVQWVIFNRPKARNAITPWMEDRLIEICREVDADPAVKALVLTGAAGDKPAFMAGADLSCLQSVKTPEDYTILEDRAETAAMALEAVRVPTIAALAGACVGEGALLAACCDVRIATPSVRFGFPIARTVGNCLSIKNLARLAAILGTARTKEMIFSARLLTADELSGAGALRGVVPEDDLTERTQELAEELAGLAPLTLWTTREALRRWRDHGLPADGDADLLRLCYLSADYQEGIAAFLEKRRPVWVGR, from the coding sequence ATGACCATCGCCACGACCGGCGAGGCCGACGCCTTGCCCGAAATCCTGACCGAGCGGCGCGGCGCCGTCCAGTGGGTGATCTTCAACCGGCCCAAGGCGCGCAACGCCATCACACCCTGGATGGAGGACCGGCTGATCGAGATCTGCCGGGAGGTCGACGCCGACCCGGCGGTGAAGGCCCTGGTGCTGACCGGTGCCGCCGGCGACAAGCCCGCCTTCATGGCCGGCGCCGACCTGTCCTGCCTGCAGAGCGTCAAGACGCCGGAGGACTACACGATCCTGGAGGACCGCGCGGAGACCGCGGCGATGGCGCTGGAGGCGGTGCGCGTTCCCACCATCGCCGCCCTGGCCGGCGCCTGCGTGGGGGAGGGGGCTCTGCTTGCCGCCTGCTGCGACGTGCGCATCGCCACGCCGTCGGTGCGCTTCGGCTTTCCCATCGCCCGCACGGTCGGCAACTGCCTGAGCATCAAGAACCTCGCCCGGCTGGCCGCCATTCTCGGCACCGCGCGGACCAAGGAGATGATCTTCAGCGCCCGCCTGCTGACCGCCGACGAGCTGTCCGGCGCCGGCGCCCTGCGCGGCGTCGTGCCGGAGGACGACCTCACCGAGCGCACCCAGGAGTTGGCGGAGGAGTTGGCGGGCCTCGCCCCGCTGACCCTGTGGACGACGCGCGAGGCGCTGCGCCGCTGGCGCGACCACGGGCTGCCGGCGGACGGCGACGCCGACCTGCTGCGCCTCTGCTACCTCTCCGCCGACTATCAGGAGGGCATCGCGGCCTTCCTGGAGAAGCGCCGCCCGGTGTGGGTGGGGCGGTAG
- a CDS encoding ABC transporter ATP-binding protein, translated as MSGIRIKNLRKSFGTYTALHGIDLQVPNGTLLALLGPSGCGKSTTLQLLAGFEAPTEGEIWADDVLLSSARGVLPPEKRGISLVFQNYAVWPHKTVAENVAFGLAIRRLPKAEIAERLDRTLRTVRLEALRDRYPSELSGGQQQRVALARALAVEPRILLLDEPLSNLDAHLREEMRFEIRQVHDLLGLTTVYVTHDQSEALVTADRIAVMKSGHLQQLGSPEDIFERPSNAFVATFIGANNELAGTSEGNGAIRVGGHVLTAPDRSGAAHGGTVSLCVRPSQVRLFGAEETGLPTEGCNVLSGTVRRSAYLGEYRDVLVDLGGGRTLRAFIPPAQSFAPGSVVTALLPIGSCQILGPAA; from the coding sequence ATGAGCGGGATCCGCATCAAGAACCTCCGCAAGTCCTTCGGCACCTACACCGCCCTGCACGGCATCGACCTGCAGGTCCCCAACGGCACGCTGCTGGCCCTGCTCGGCCCGTCGGGCTGCGGCAAGTCCACCACCCTCCAGCTCCTTGCCGGGTTCGAGGCGCCGACGGAGGGCGAGATCTGGGCCGACGACGTGCTGCTCTCCTCGGCGCGCGGGGTGCTGCCGCCGGAGAAGCGCGGCATCTCCCTGGTCTTCCAGAACTACGCGGTGTGGCCGCACAAGACGGTGGCGGAGAACGTCGCCTTCGGCCTCGCCATCCGCCGCCTGCCCAAGGCGGAGATCGCCGAGCGGCTGGACCGCACGCTGCGCACCGTCCGGCTGGAGGCGCTGCGCGACCGCTACCCGTCGGAGCTGTCGGGCGGCCAGCAGCAGCGCGTGGCGCTGGCCCGCGCGCTGGCGGTGGAGCCACGCATCCTCCTGCTCGACGAGCCGCTGTCCAACCTCGACGCCCATCTGCGCGAGGAGATGCGGTTCGAGATCCGGCAGGTTCATGACTTGCTGGGACTGACCACCGTCTACGTCACCCACGACCAGTCGGAGGCGCTGGTCACCGCCGACCGCATCGCCGTCATGAAGTCGGGCCATCTCCAGCAGCTCGGTTCGCCGGAGGACATCTTCGAGCGGCCGTCCAACGCCTTCGTCGCCACCTTCATCGGCGCCAACAACGAGCTGGCCGGGACCAGCGAGGGCAACGGCGCCATCCGCGTCGGCGGCCATGTGCTGACCGCCCCCGACCGCAGCGGTGCGGCGCATGGCGGGACGGTGTCGCTGTGCGTCCGGCCCTCCCAGGTGCGGCTGTTCGGCGCCGAGGAGACGGGGTTGCCCACCGAGGGCTGCAACGTGCTGTCCGGCACGGTCCGGCGCTCCGCCTATCTGGGCGAGTACCGCGATGTGCTGGTGGATCTGGGAGGCGGGCGGACGCTGCGCGCCTTCATCCCGCCCGCGCAGAGTTTCGCTCCGGGCAGCGTGGTGACGGCGCTTCTCCCCATCGGCTCCTGTCAGATCCTCGGGCCGGCGGCCTGA
- a CDS encoding ABC transporter permease gives MGVISTDSPDSAAAATARPAMARVPLARTLVFGAVALLLFLLVVLPFGWVLSNSIHDDLTGAWTLGNYARIFQSADLLEPLFNSLLLAVATAVIAVGIGVPLAWLVSRTDLPFRRTIRVLTLTAFVTPSFIGATGWILLAAPNSGWLNALWRSLAGAEAGPLLNIYSMTGAIFICGIYTVPYSFTMVSSALDEMAVELEDAAATLGSGTLRTMLSITIPLVTPAVIASFILSFIQGLTLFGVPAFLLTPTGIPVVTTKLAEFYQLFPPEIYMAAAYCMPLLLVTAMLFWMRRRILGRKQFVTISGKSRAGRRIALGAARWPAFGAALLLPLVSVFLPYAALLLVSLTRAWGQGLSWENLSLHWYWWALFGNSETHTAIVNSLLFSTFAATLCVMLGTVVAYIVERRMVFGASLLGAVATVPIIIPGIVMSVGFFAAYTRAPLNLYGTPLLLVAAFAATFLPIAYAHGGSILKGIGPELERAARSLGAGEGRTFLSITIPLMGGGLLSGWFLVFIPIIRELSVAVFLITPKTNVMTTLIYNAKDGGNYEAVCAMSVLLLLITLALVAAAGPLTRLTTVRRTSRKSGRKTAPAEGVLPT, from the coding sequence ATGGGGGTCATTTCTACGGACAGCCCAGACAGCGCAGCCGCGGCGACCGCGCGCCCGGCGATGGCCCGCGTGCCGCTCGCCAGGACCCTGGTCTTCGGCGCCGTCGCCCTTCTTCTCTTCCTGCTGGTGGTTCTGCCCTTCGGCTGGGTTCTCAGCAACAGCATCCACGACGACCTGACCGGCGCCTGGACGCTCGGCAACTACGCGCGGATCTTCCAGTCCGCGGATCTGCTGGAGCCGCTGTTCAACTCGCTGCTCCTCGCGGTGGCGACCGCGGTGATCGCCGTCGGCATCGGCGTGCCCCTGGCCTGGCTGGTGTCGCGGACCGACCTGCCGTTCCGCCGGACCATCCGCGTGCTGACGCTGACCGCCTTCGTCACCCCATCCTTCATCGGGGCGACCGGCTGGATTCTTCTGGCGGCGCCCAACTCCGGCTGGCTGAACGCGCTGTGGCGCTCGCTCGCCGGGGCGGAGGCGGGGCCGCTGCTGAACATCTACTCGATGACCGGCGCGATCTTCATCTGCGGCATCTACACCGTCCCCTACAGCTTCACCATGGTGTCGAGCGCGCTCGACGAGATGGCCGTGGAGCTTGAGGACGCCGCCGCCACGCTGGGCTCCGGCACGCTGCGCACCATGCTCAGCATCACCATCCCGCTGGTCACCCCGGCGGTGATCGCCAGCTTCATCCTGTCCTTCATCCAGGGGCTGACGCTGTTCGGCGTCCCGGCCTTCCTGCTGACGCCGACCGGCATCCCGGTGGTGACGACCAAGCTGGCCGAGTTCTACCAGCTCTTCCCGCCGGAAATTTACATGGCGGCCGCCTACTGCATGCCGCTGCTGCTGGTCACCGCCATGCTGTTCTGGATGCGTCGCCGCATCCTGGGCCGCAAGCAGTTCGTCACCATCTCCGGCAAGAGCCGGGCGGGCCGGCGGATCGCGCTCGGCGCCGCCCGCTGGCCGGCCTTCGGTGCGGCGCTGCTGCTGCCGCTGGTCTCGGTGTTCCTGCCCTACGCGGCGCTGCTGCTGGTGTCGCTGACCCGCGCCTGGGGCCAGGGCCTGTCGTGGGAGAACCTGTCGCTGCACTGGTACTGGTGGGCGCTGTTCGGCAATTCGGAGACGCACACCGCCATCGTCAACTCGCTGCTGTTCTCGACGTTCGCCGCGACGCTGTGCGTGATGCTCGGCACCGTGGTCGCCTACATCGTGGAGCGGCGGATGGTCTTCGGCGCCAGCCTGCTCGGCGCGGTGGCGACCGTTCCCATCATCATCCCCGGCATCGTCATGTCGGTCGGCTTCTTCGCCGCCTACACGCGGGCGCCGCTGAACCTCTACGGCACGCCGCTGCTGCTGGTCGCGGCCTTCGCGGCGACCTTCCTGCCCATCGCCTACGCCCATGGCGGGTCGATCCTCAAGGGCATCGGGCCGGAGCTGGAGCGCGCCGCCCGCAGCCTGGGCGCGGGGGAGGGGCGGACCTTCCTGTCCATCACCATCCCGCTGATGGGCGGCGGGCTGCTGTCGGGCTGGTTTCTGGTCTTCATCCCGATCATCCGCGAGCTGTCGGTGGCGGTCTTCCTGATCACCCCCAAGACCAACGTGATGACCACCCTGATCTACAACGCCAAGGACGGCGGCAATTACGAGGCGGTCTGCGCCATGAGCGTCCTTCTCCTCCTCATCACGCTGGCGCTGGTGGCCGCCGCCGGTCCGCTGACGCGCCTGACCACCGTGCGCCGCACCTCTCGCAAATCCGGTCGTAAAACCGCCCCGGCGGAAGGAGTTCTCCCCACATGA
- a CDS encoding ABC transporter substrate-binding protein, whose amino-acid sequence MMEFSRRRLLQTGGLVGTALVTGGLAGTAFSRIASAADDPLYAAAKKEGALTLYWGSYEQQTMEAIRDAFKAKYPGIEVNLLRQASQTVYTRLRMELQSGVHECDSLGTTNMLHYTELKKIGALAPFEPVDGVHIPDAFRNLDPDKMFHVGAISLTSINYAPGKVPSPPQSWQALLEDQWQGKITTGSPAFSGDVANWVVAIRRKYGDDFLRAFGKQKPKVGQSNVDTVTDILAGERVVGSGAPFSYTLTQKAAGNPIDVVAPSDDAILNLGVTGILAKAPHPNAARLFTNFLYSTEVSMILQKNFWPTLRKDVPWAEGRSLDQLKWTRNTGDDLGPEVAEGIAKWKELVR is encoded by the coding sequence ATGATGGAATTCTCGCGCCGCCGCCTTCTCCAGACCGGCGGCCTCGTCGGCACCGCCCTGGTGACCGGCGGACTGGCCGGCACCGCCTTCTCGCGCATCGCGTCGGCGGCGGACGACCCGCTCTACGCCGCCGCGAAGAAGGAAGGCGCCCTGACCCTCTACTGGGGCTCCTACGAGCAGCAGACGATGGAGGCGATCCGCGACGCCTTCAAGGCGAAGTATCCGGGCATCGAGGTCAACCTGCTCCGCCAAGCCTCGCAGACCGTCTACACCCGCCTGCGCATGGAGTTGCAGAGCGGCGTCCACGAGTGCGACTCGCTGGGCACCACCAACATGCTGCACTACACCGAGCTGAAGAAGATCGGCGCGCTGGCGCCCTTCGAGCCGGTGGACGGGGTGCACATTCCGGACGCCTTCCGCAACCTCGACCCCGACAAGATGTTCCATGTCGGCGCCATCAGCCTGACCAGCATCAACTACGCGCCGGGCAAGGTGCCGTCCCCGCCGCAGAGCTGGCAGGCGCTGCTGGAGGACCAGTGGCAGGGCAAGATCACCACTGGCAGCCCGGCCTTCTCCGGCGACGTGGCGAACTGGGTGGTCGCCATCCGCCGCAAGTACGGCGACGACTTCCTGCGCGCCTTCGGCAAGCAGAAGCCGAAGGTCGGCCAGTCCAACGTCGACACCGTCACCGACATCCTGGCCGGTGAGCGGGTCGTCGGCTCCGGCGCGCCCTTCAGCTACACGCTGACCCAGAAGGCCGCCGGCAACCCCATCGACGTGGTGGCGCCGTCCGACGATGCCATCCTGAACCTTGGCGTCACCGGCATTCTGGCGAAGGCCCCGCACCCGAACGCCGCCCGGCTGTTCACCAACTTCCTTTATTCCACGGAGGTGTCGATGATCCTCCAGAAGAACTTCTGGCCGACGCTGCGTAAGGACGTGCCCTGGGCGGAAGGGCGGTCGCTGGACCAGTTGAAGTGGACCCGCAACACCGGCGACGACCTCGGCCCGGAGGTCGCGGAAGGCATCGCCAAGTGGAAGGAACTGGTGCGCTGA
- a CDS encoding SDR family oxidoreductase, with product MSSATAQSNRLAGHVAFVTGGGGGIGRAVCERLAAEGAAVVVADIGAEAAESVAAALRAEGAQAHATALNVADRESWGAAVTGLPEAFRGVDIMVNVAGIVRDRSLPKMTDAEWSAVIDVNLRGTWLGCQTAFRLIGDRGWGRIVNIASTSILGTFGQANYSASKAGVVGLTRTAALEGARRGILVNAVAPGVVETAIVEGVPDTVRAQWLEKTPIGRLGKPAEIAAVVAFLASDDAAYVTGQTIVADGGATTGDY from the coding sequence ATGAGTTCCGCCACCGCACAGTCAAACCGCCTCGCCGGCCATGTCGCCTTCGTGACCGGCGGCGGCGGCGGCATCGGGCGCGCTGTCTGCGAGCGGCTGGCCGCGGAAGGGGCGGCGGTCGTCGTCGCCGACATCGGGGCGGAGGCCGCCGAGAGTGTCGCCGCCGCGCTGCGCGCCGAAGGGGCTCAGGCCCACGCCACCGCGCTGAACGTCGCCGACCGGGAAAGCTGGGGCGCCGCCGTGACCGGCCTGCCCGAGGCCTTCCGGGGCGTGGACATCATGGTCAACGTCGCCGGCATCGTCCGCGACCGCTCGCTGCCCAAGATGACCGACGCGGAATGGAGCGCCGTCATCGACGTGAACCTTCGCGGCACCTGGCTGGGCTGCCAGACGGCCTTCCGGCTGATCGGCGACCGCGGCTGGGGGCGCATCGTCAACATCGCCTCCACGTCGATCCTGGGGACCTTCGGGCAGGCCAACTACTCCGCCTCCAAGGCCGGGGTGGTCGGGCTGACCCGCACCGCCGCCCTGGAAGGGGCACGCCGCGGCATCCTGGTCAACGCCGTCGCTCCAGGGGTCGTGGAGACCGCCATCGTCGAGGGCGTGCCCGACACTGTGCGCGCGCAATGGCTGGAAAAGACACCCATCGGGCGCCTGGGCAAGCCGGCGGAGATCGCCGCCGTCGTCGCCTTCCTGGCGTCCGACGACGCGGCCTACGTCACCGGCCAGACCATCGTCGCCGACGGCGGGGCGACCACCGGCGACTACTGA
- a CDS encoding MaoC family dehydratase, translating to MTAIHLDDIKPGDRTRSSRVTVTEAHIVWFAGLTGDFNPLHMDAEAAKANGFGRTIAHGMLTHSLSTGLRSAIDDWAILAFLETRRRFVGPVFAGDTVHYEAEVAEVRPSASKPDRGIVRVAITVKNQRGETVQEGEDVLSIARKEAQA from the coding sequence ATGACCGCCATCCATCTCGACGACATCAAGCCGGGCGACCGGACGCGCTCCTCGCGCGTCACCGTCACCGAGGCGCACATCGTCTGGTTCGCCGGGCTGACCGGCGACTTCAACCCGCTGCACATGGACGCCGAGGCGGCCAAGGCCAACGGCTTCGGGCGGACCATCGCCCACGGCATGCTGACCCACTCGCTCAGCACCGGGCTGCGCTCCGCCATCGACGACTGGGCGATTCTCGCCTTCCTGGAGACGCGCCGCCGCTTCGTCGGCCCGGTCTTCGCCGGCGACACCGTGCATTACGAGGCGGAGGTGGCGGAGGTCCGCCCCAGCGCCTCCAAGCCCGACCGCGGCATCGTCCGCGTCGCCATCACCGTGAAGAACCAGCGCGGCGAGACCGTGCAGGAGGGCGAGGACGTGCTCTCCATCGCCCGCAAGGAGGCGCAGGCATGA
- a CDS encoding Zn-ribbon domain-containing OB-fold protein, which translates to MTAPTTSMTIPPVQDETSAPFWEAAREGRFLIQRCPETGRFQWYPRAHSIHAPHARPEWVEASGRGELLTYSVVHRGNQRGDPYVCALIRLEEGVTVFSRVEGVAEADLRAGLPLAVAFHQLDEATSLPVFRPRTSD; encoded by the coding sequence ATGACCGCCCCAACGACCAGCATGACCATCCCGCCCGTCCAGGACGAGACCTCCGCCCCCTTCTGGGAGGCGGCGCGCGAGGGGCGCTTCCTGATCCAGCGCTGCCCGGAGACCGGGCGCTTCCAGTGGTACCCGCGCGCCCATTCCATCCACGCCCCGCACGCCCGCCCGGAATGGGTCGAGGCGAGCGGGCGCGGCGAGCTGCTGACCTATTCGGTCGTCCATCGCGGCAACCAGCGCGGCGATCCCTACGTCTGCGCCCTGATCCGGCTGGAGGAGGGCGTCACCGTCTTCTCCCGCGTCGAGGGGGTGGCGGAGGCCGATCTGCGGGCCGGCCTGCCGCTCGCCGTGGCCTTCCACCAGCTCGACGAGGCGACCAGCCTCCCCGTGTTCCGCCCGCGGACTTCCGACTGA
- a CDS encoding acetyl-CoA acetyltransferase, which translates to MIDLSGKAAIAGVFESPRRDAPRVHPFALQMECILGALDDAGLTLKDVDGLCAASGDWAEGGSTMDVVELAEYIGIAPTYVNSTDVGGCSYILQAGQAAAAIATGLAEVVVISYAACPRWWPLSSPSFDPFVFPAGPGQYEIPYAPTLISTYGLFARRHMDLYGTTPEQLAQVAVTFREHAAKNPDARLRKPITVDDVLASPMIASPLRRLDCCVVTDGGGAVVMTSRERARDLKKPPVHLVGYGAAVARTQNSQIPDDLTTPAALSGPRAFAMAGLTPGEIDVAQIYDAFTITPMLALEDLGFCGRGESGAFVADGNLTLGGSLPTNTDGGGLSSNHPGKRGIFTLIESVRQLRGEGPGVQVTDARIALAHGLGGTFCSAATAILAR; encoded by the coding sequence GTGATCGATCTTTCGGGAAAGGCGGCCATCGCCGGCGTTTTTGAATCGCCCCGCCGGGATGCGCCGCGCGTCCACCCCTTCGCCCTTCAGATGGAATGCATCCTCGGCGCGCTGGACGACGCCGGGCTGACGCTGAAGGACGTGGACGGGCTGTGCGCGGCCTCCGGCGACTGGGCCGAGGGCGGCAGCACCATGGATGTGGTCGAACTGGCCGAATACATCGGGATCGCGCCGACCTACGTGAACAGCACCGACGTCGGCGGCTGCTCCTACATCCTTCAGGCCGGACAGGCGGCGGCGGCCATCGCCACCGGGCTGGCCGAGGTGGTGGTCATCAGCTACGCCGCCTGCCCGCGCTGGTGGCCGCTGAGCAGCCCGTCCTTCGACCCCTTCGTCTTCCCCGCCGGCCCCGGCCAGTACGAAATTCCCTACGCGCCGACGCTGATTTCAACCTACGGCCTGTTCGCCCGTCGCCATATGGATCTCTACGGCACCACGCCGGAACAGCTTGCCCAGGTGGCCGTGACCTTCCGCGAGCACGCCGCGAAGAACCCCGACGCCCGGCTGCGCAAGCCGATCACGGTGGACGACGTGCTGGCCTCGCCGATGATCGCGTCGCCGCTGCGCCGGCTGGACTGCTGTGTGGTGACCGACGGCGGCGGCGCCGTGGTGATGACCAGCCGGGAGCGGGCGCGCGACCTGAAGAAGCCGCCGGTCCATCTGGTCGGCTACGGGGCCGCCGTGGCGCGCACCCAGAACAGCCAGATCCCTGACGACCTGACCACCCCGGCGGCGCTGTCCGGCCCGCGCGCCTTCGCCATGGCCGGGCTGACCCCCGGCGAGATCGACGTGGCGCAGATCTACGACGCCTTCACCATCACGCCGATGCTGGCGCTGGAGGATCTGGGCTTTTGCGGGCGCGGGGAGAGCGGCGCCTTCGTCGCGGACGGCAATCTGACGCTGGGGGGCAGCCTGCCGACCAACACCGACGGCGGCGGGCTGTCGTCCAACCACCCCGGCAAGCGCGGCATCTTCACGCTGATCGAGAGCGTCCGCCAGCTCCGCGGCGAGGGGCCGGGCGTCCAGGTGACCGACGCGCGCATCGCCCTGGCCCATGGGCTTGGCGGCACCTTCTGCTCCGCCGCCACCGCCATCCTTGCCCGGTAA
- a CDS encoding CaiB/BaiF CoA transferase family protein has translation MLNTDTQRREGPLAGVRVVDLTHMLAGPYSTWLLGALGAEVIKIERPGKGDFTRIIAPFSDEESIYFLSVNRNKRSLTLNLKEEKGKEIFKKIVATCDVLVENNRAGAMDRLGLGYTDLKAVNPRLVYASISGFGQDGPYRHRPCFDVVAQAMSGMMSITGEPGGDPCRVGASIGDIGSSLFAAVGILAALQKRASTGEGSFIDVAMLDCQLALMENAIARFLNAGETPRALGSRHPLIAPFQAFPTADKPIAICVDTNEQWDRMCRAMGLEHLLSDPRFPTGSARNANHAELEPLLREVFLTRGRDAWLDAMEDADVPASPINSVPDALSDPQVVHRKMVVEVPEGSGKRFAAVPITMPEAPLPAESPAPRLGEHTDAILADLGFSPDEIGAFRRDAVV, from the coding sequence ATGCTCAACACCGATACGCAACGCCGCGAAGGCCCCCTGGCCGGCGTGCGCGTGGTCGATCTCACGCACATGTTGGCCGGCCCCTACAGCACGTGGCTGCTCGGCGCGCTGGGAGCGGAGGTCATCAAGATCGAGCGTCCCGGCAAGGGCGATTTCACCCGCATCATTGCCCCCTTCAGCGATGAGGAGAGCATTTACTTCCTCAGCGTCAACCGCAACAAGCGGAGTCTGACGCTCAACTTGAAGGAGGAAAAGGGGAAGGAGATTTTCAAAAAAATCGTCGCCACCTGCGACGTGCTGGTGGAGAACAACCGGGCCGGGGCGATGGACCGGCTGGGGCTGGGCTACACCGATCTAAAGGCGGTCAATCCACGGCTGGTCTACGCCTCGATCTCCGGCTTCGGGCAGGACGGCCCCTACCGCCACCGCCCTTGCTTCGACGTGGTGGCCCAGGCGATGTCCGGCATGATGAGCATCACCGGCGAGCCAGGCGGCGATCCCTGCCGGGTCGGCGCGTCGATCGGCGACATCGGGTCCAGCCTGTTCGCCGCCGTCGGCATCCTCGCCGCCCTGCAGAAGCGGGCGAGCACCGGCGAGGGCAGCTTCATCGACGTGGCGATGCTCGATTGCCAGCTCGCCCTGATGGAGAACGCCATCGCCCGTTTCCTGAACGCCGGGGAGACGCCGCGGGCGCTGGGCAGCCGCCACCCGCTGATCGCCCCCTTCCAGGCCTTCCCCACCGCCGACAAGCCGATCGCCATCTGCGTCGACACCAACGAGCAGTGGGACCGGATGTGCCGCGCCATGGGGCTGGAGCATCTGCTGTCCGACCCGCGCTTCCCCACCGGCTCGGCCCGCAACGCCAACCATGCGGAGCTGGAGCCGCTGCTGCGCGAGGTCTTCCTCACCCGCGGGCGCGACGCTTGGCTGGACGCGATGGAGGACGCCGACGTGCCGGCCAGCCCGATCAACAGCGTGCCGGACGCGCTGAGCGATCCCCAGGTGGTCCACCGCAAGATGGTCGTGGAGGTGCCGGAGGGCTCGGGCAAGCGCTTCGCCGCCGTGCCGATCACCATGCCGGAGGCCCCTCTGCCCGCCGAAAGCCCGGCGCCGCGGCTGGGCGAGCACACCGACGCCATCCTGGCGGATCTCGGCTTCAGCCCCGACGAGATCGGCGCCTTCCGTCGCGACGCGGTGGTGTGA